GCGCCCCAGGGACCGCCTCCGGAGGGGGCGAAGCCCGAGGTGAGGGTGGGCACCGATTTTATCGCCGACTGGGATATTAACGGCGACGGCAAGGTTGCCCGGGATGAATATCTGGGCCCGCCGGAAAACTTCGACGCACTGGATAAAAACAAGGACGGCTTTATCGACAAGAGCGAGGCGCCCGAGATGCCCCCCGCCGAGGGCGGTGAGGTGATGCTCGAAAAGGGTCAGGGATTTATCAACGACTGGGACGCGAACGGCGACGGCAAGGTATCCGCAGATGAATACACCGGCCCCGTGGAAAATTTCAACGATCTGGACGCCAACGGCGACGGATTCATCGACGCGAGCGAGGAGCCCGCGCCTCCGGAGGAATAACGGGAGCCTGATGCCGATTACGGCACTATAGAAAAATTATGCGGCCACACGTGTGTGCGGCCGTTTTTTATTTGCGAGTGTATGCACACACCTGCCCGCCGGAACATGCCTGTAACCTTTATGCCGGCGGTGACGTCAAATTGACGACAGCGAGGAGCCCACACCTTCGGGGGTATGATGGGGGCCGGATGCCGGTTGTAGCATCATAAAAAAACATACGGCCGCCTTTTCGCGGCCGTTTTTTTATGTTCGGTGAACCGGGGCGGGAAGGTGTGCCCCGCCTTCGTGTGATATGAATGCGGTGTTATCTGGGTTGGTGATGCGGTGGACGGCCGCCCGTTCCGCTTCGCCGCCAAAAAAGCGAGAAAAACGGCGCGGCGGCCACGGCGGTGGTTTTTGAAAATGCGGGGGGAGGGGTGAAAAACAAAGGAGGGTAAGGCGCATCACATGAATCGCGGCATGTGCCCTGCCCCCATTGAGAGCATGTATCGGAAATCATACATACAGAGTGTAAGTGAGGATACGGGAGGATCAATTTACCGAGAAGATGAAAGGAGCAACAAAATGAGAATATCTGTTCCCGTATTGGCGGCGCTGGCGCTTTCGCTTGTCATCATCCCGACGGTCCTGGCGCAGAATGTGCTGGCGGCCGATGGCGCCACGCACCGGGACGTGAACGGCACCATCACGATGTCCTTCAACGGGTTCGTCCTGGGTATTACCGGCAATGGATCCGCCGTACTGGCGGAGGGGCCGCCTCCGGGGGAGCCGAAGCCGGAGCCGAAACCAGTGGAGAAAAAAGGAGCCGATTATATCAAGGAATGGGATAAAAACGGCGACGGGAAGATCTCCAAGGATGAATTCATGGGCTCCCCGGAACAACTCAAAGCCCTGGATAAAAACAAGAACGGCTATATCACCAAGAAAGAGGCCAAGGATATCCCGCCCGACATGATGATGGAAAAAGGCGGCCCCCATGACTCTCCGGGAGACCCCCAGGGACCGCCCCCGGAGGGGCCGAAGAAGTAGAGAGAGACGGACTTTTTATATAACACAATCCTGTACGCTGACGGCTTCATCGGCTCGGGCGGGGGGCCCAGGCCCCCGGTGGGAGGAGGGAAACCGGGAGCCGATCGCCGAATACGGCGATGCACGAAAACGCGGCCGCATTTTAGTGCGGCCGCTTTTCTTTCAATGAACGGTGGTCGGGAGGGAATGTCCCGGATGGTATCGTCATCCGGAGATGCGGCGGACGAGTTAGGCGGCGCCGATGTTCTGATACGCATGAGGAAGGGAAAAATAAACTCGATTGTCCGTCTCCATCACTGTGTACCCCTTTATGTTTCACGCTCCCCACGTGGTTTTCACAGCTTTATTACCGGCCCATCTCCAAAAGCGCCTCGCAGGCCCGCTCCTCTCCCCCGTCGCAAGCCGTTCGAAAATCGGTCTCCGCCGCCGCCACCTCCCCCATACCCCGGTAGGCCAGCCCCCGTAAGTAGTACGAGTCCGGCAGATCCAATCCCATCTCGATGGCGGTCGTGTAGTCACGGGCGGCCTCCTCGCAGCGTCCCAGGGCAAGGAGGCTTTGGGCGCGGTTGTTGTGGGCGGGTGCGAACTCCGGGTCCAGTTCGATGGCGGCGGTAAAGTCCCGGACGGCCTCTTCATGGCGATCGCGCATGGCGAGGACCTTTCCCCGGTTGAAGTGGGCGTAGACGTTTTTCGGGTCCAGCTCGATCGTCCGAGTATAATCGAGGGCGGCGTCGTCATACTTGCCGATGAATTCGTAGCAGGTTCCCCGTGCGTAAAAGGCGTCCGCATCATCCGGCTTGAGGGATACGGCCGTGGAAAGATCGCTGATGGCCCGGTCGTATCTCCCCATGTAGCTCAGGGTGATCCCCCGGTGAAAGTAGGCGTCGGCGTTTCCTCTCTCAGGCTGCATCCTGATGTATGTCGAAAAATCATCGACCGCGTCTTCGTAGCGTCCCGTATTGATACGTGCCTTCCCCCGTTCGAGATAGGCTTCGGCCATCTCCGGGTCCTGCTCAATCGCCTTCGTGAACAGCTCGACCTTCACTTCCGGGTCTTTTTCCCCGAGGGCGCGGGCGTAGTAGCGTGCGGCGTTCTGGCAGCCGGAAAAGAGAAACGCGGCGCAGAGGAGGGCGATTATGCCCGTATATATTGAAAAAGAGTGTCGTTTCACCGGGGCCTCCTTCATGTGTTACATCCGTCTTCTCTCTTAACAGGGAGGATGGCGGGTGTCAAGCCTGTTTGTGACGGAGGATATCTTTTTTTTCGGTACGGATGCGTGCCGGTTGGCCCTGGACGTGATAAAAGCGCCTCACGCCGTTGTCAAGATGCAAAAAAGCCCCCGACGAATCGGGGGCTTTTTTGTTTTCGGTGGATAGTGAAAGGGCGGTATCTATATCAATCTTATTGTTTTCAGCATGAATGAGAGCATGATGTGAGTAGATATGTCACGGTTCGTGTTAGTCGAAGGCCAGGTCCGTCTTCCAGACCTCCCAGACCTTCCCCGCCAGGTCAGGCCCCGGTGAGAGGGTGGGTTTCCCCGGCTTCCAGCCCGACGGCGTGACCTCGCCGGTCTTCTTGACGTGCTGGAACGCCTGAATCTGCCGGATGGTCTCCATCACGTTTCTCCCCACCGTCGGGGTGAGAATCTCGATGGCCTGGATGACGCCGTCCGGAT
This sequence is a window from Candidatus Zymogenaceae bacterium. Protein-coding genes within it:
- a CDS encoding tetratricopeptide repeat protein, which translates into the protein MKRHSFSIYTGIIALLCAAFLFSGCQNAARYYARALGEKDPEVKVELFTKAIEQDPEMAEAYLERGKARINTGRYEDAVDDFSTYIRMQPERGNADAYFHRGITLSYMGRYDRAISDLSTAVSLKPDDADAFYARGTCYEFIGKYDDAALDYTRTIELDPKNVYAHFNRGKVLAMRDRHEEAVRDFTAAIELDPEFAPAHNNRAQSLLALGRCEEAARDYTTAIEMGLDLPDSYYLRGLAYRGMGEVAAAETDFRTACDGGEERACEALLEMGR